The region GTCAATGCGGTTCTTTTCCACCTGCTCCACCACCAGACGCACGTTGCCGCACACCACCTCTTCGCCCTGGGAAGGCAGGTGTTCCAGGCGGTCAATGACAAGACCTCCCACAGAATCATAGTCCTCAGAGGACAGATCTAAATCCAAAATGCCGTTGAGATCATCCAGCTTCATGGAACCTTCCACCAGATACTGGCCGTCTCCCAAATCCACCAGTTCCTCTTCCTCATCCTCGTCATACTCATCGCGGATATCGCCCACGATTTCTTCCAGGATATCCTCCAGGGTAATGAGCCCTGCCGTGGCGCCGTACTCATCCAGAACAATGATAATATTGTTGGGAGACTTCTTAATCTCCATCATCAGCTCGGACAGCTTTTTAGACTCAAAGGTATAAAATGGCTGGCGCAGGTAATCCGACACACAGAAGGACGCCTTGTCCTCCACCAGCAGCAGATCCTTAATATTGATGATGCCCACCACATTATCCGTTGTCTCCTTATAGACCGGAAGCCTGGTATAATGCTCCTCCTTAAATATCTGAATCAGGTCGTCATAATCAGCCTCAATGTCAGCAAACACCATATCGATTCTGGGAACCATGACATCCTTTGCCACGGAGTCTCCCAGGTCAAACACATTGTTAATCATCTCACGTTCTTCCGACTCGATGACGCCCTTTTCATGGCCCACGTCCACAATGGTCCTGAGCTCGTCCTCCGTAATGTCGTCGTTCTTCTTATCAGGGTCCACATGAAGGGCTTTAAGGACAATCAGAGACATCCAGTTAATAAGGATAATGAGAGGGGTCAGCACTGTCATCAGAATGTGAATCATATGGCCGACCCGCAGGGAATACCGCTCCGCCTCCAGGGTGGCCATTGTCTTAGGTGTTATCTCACCAAAAATCAAAATTAAAAGCGTCAGTACGCCGGTCGCGGCTCCAGCGGCTTTATTTCCAAATATTTCCGTTACCAGCACGGTAAGCATGGAAGATGCCGAAAGATTTACCACATTGTTGCCAATTAAGATGGCGCTGAGCATCCTTCCCTGATTCTCAGACAGTTTCATAACCCACTGCGCAGATTTGTTTCCCCCTTCTGCCAATGTCCTGATACGGATTTTATTGACGGTTGTGAGGGCGGTCTCCGACGACGAGAAAAAAGCGGAAAGTCCCAGTAAAATAATAATGATAACGACACGTATGGCAATACTGTCACCCGATGGGGCCAAAAAAATCAACTCCTATTATTTCATATTTTACGGTCCCAAAAGCCCGGAAAGCATGGGCCGGGGCCTGTAATGGATGTATTTGTGTGGATAGTTTCAGAGAATTGTACAATATTATTGGGGGATTGTCAAGATGACGATATTCGTGGGGGTGGGGACGCGGGGAAGGGGATCGAGGAAAAGCAGCGGGAGGAGGCGGGGAGTCTGGACTCATGGTTCCTTCGGGGGCTGTCTCTAAGCCGGGACCGGGAGCTGCGCAGGGGGATCGGGAAAGCTCCGCCGAACTCTTGATGAGTTCGCCTCCGCGTTCCCTTTCGCTTGGGCGTTGTACGCCCTCCCTCACCCCCTGCTCCGCTCCCGGTCCCGGCTAAGAGACAGCGGCCCTCAGTAAAATTCGCTCAGCCTCCCCGCCTCCTCCCGCCGCTTTTCCGGCCACTCTTTCTTTTCCCCGCTGACTCTCCCCCGCTCATTAAAAAAATTGCAGGCCGGAGCTGTTCCAGCTGCGCTGGCTTGGGATAACAGGCTGCCCGTACCCTTGGCCTGTTCTTTATTCCGGCGAAGCGGGGGGATGTTGCTGGGCGGGGAGGAACGGGGGCGGTGGTGGAGGTGACTTTGGAGCGATTCGGAGGGACTTGGTCCCATCGCGGAAAGGGTCACCTCCGGCACCGCCCCCGTTCCTCTCACGGCCGGATGCGCCTCACCCCCACCTCATCCCCCCGCAAGCAACCCCATCACTTTATAGTACCCCTCCAGCTCCCCCACCGTACAAGCCTTCTCTGCCAGCAATTTCTTTGCCCCGGCCATTGCCTTTCGTTTGATGCGGCCGGCGGCGGCCTCGTCGCCCAGGGCTTTTACGTATTGGTCCAGGAGCTCCTCCAGGATTTCCAGGTCGCCTTTTTCCTGACGGAGGGAATCCAGGTATTTTACTTCCTTCATGGTCAGGCTGGCCTGTTTCAGAAGGTCCGGGCGGCGTTCCAGGGTGCGTTTTATGGATTGCTGCCTGCGCCACTCTTCGATGTTTTTATGGTGGCCGCTTAAAAGCACCTCAGGAACCTCCATTTTGCGGAATACTTCAGGACGGGTGTACTGGGGGTATTCTAACAGGCTGTCACGGAAGGATTCCTCCTTTGCTGAGGCGTCATTGTTCAGTACCCCCGGCACCAGGCGGGAGATACAGTCAATCATGACCATGGCGGGAAGTTCCCCGCCTGTGAGGACATAATCCCCCACGGAAAGATAGTCCGTGGCAATCAGCTCCAGGGCGCGTTCGTCAATTCCTTCGTAATGCCCGCAGAGAAAGACCAGGTCCTCCTCCTTTGCCAGCTCCTCTGCTATGGTCTGGTTGAACACCCTGCCCTGGGGCGTCATGTAGATAAGCCTGGGCTTCCTGCCGATGCGCCCGCACAGGGCCTCGTAAGCCTCGCACACAGGTCCGGGCTGCATAACCATGCCCGCGCCGCCGCCGTAAGGGGCGTCGTCCACATGCCTGTGCTTATCTTTTGAATAATCCCTGATGTCTATGGCTTCCACGGATATGGTTCCCCTCTCCATGGCCCGCCCCGTTATGCTGGTTCCCAGGCCTCCCATGACCATGTCAGGGAACAGTGTCAGTATGTGAAAATTCATCCGGTCTCCTTCCAGCGGTTCTTAAG is a window of Enterocloster clostridioformis DNA encoding:
- a CDS encoding HlyC/CorC family transporter; this translates as MAPSGDSIAIRVVIIIILLGLSAFFSSSETALTTVNKIRIRTLAEGGNKSAQWVMKLSENQGRMLSAILIGNNVVNLSASSMLTVLVTEIFGNKAAGAATGVLTLLILIFGEITPKTMATLEAERYSLRVGHMIHILMTVLTPLIILINWMSLIVLKALHVDPDKKNDDITEDELRTIVDVGHEKGVIESEEREMINNVFDLGDSVAKDVMVPRIDMVFADIEADYDDLIQIFKEEHYTRLPVYKETTDNVVGIINIKDLLLVEDKASFCVSDYLRQPFYTFESKKLSELMMEIKKSPNNIIIVLDEYGATAGLITLEDILEEIVGDIRDEYDEDEEEELVDLGDGQYLVEGSMKLDDLNGILDLDLSSEDYDSVGGLVIDRLEHLPSQGEEVVCGNVRLVVEQVEKNRIDKVHLYVLPEEKEENIEGRRNSS
- the trmD gene encoding tRNA (guanosine(37)-N1)-methyltransferase TrmD: MNFHILTLFPDMVMGGLGTSITGRAMERGTISVEAIDIRDYSKDKHRHVDDAPYGGGAGMVMQPGPVCEAYEALCGRIGRKPRLIYMTPQGRVFNQTIAEELAKEEDLVFLCGHYEGIDERALELIATDYLSVGDYVLTGGELPAMVMIDCISRLVPGVLNNDASAKEESFRDSLLEYPQYTRPEVFRKMEVPEVLLSGHHKNIEEWRRQQSIKRTLERRPDLLKQASLTMKEVKYLDSLRQEKGDLEILEELLDQYVKALGDEAAAGRIKRKAMAGAKKLLAEKACTVGELEGYYKVMGLLAGG